A genomic window from Sorex araneus isolate mSorAra2 chromosome 2, mSorAra2.pri, whole genome shotgun sequence includes:
- the WDR18 gene encoding WD repeat-containing protein 18 has protein sequence MAAPMEVAVCTDSTATLWSCVVWELHSGANLLTYRGGQAGPRGLALLNGEYLLAAQLGKNYISAWELQRKDQLQQKIMCPGPVTSLTTSPNGQYVLAGIAESIYLWEVCTGNLLVILSRHYQDVTCLKFTGDSSHFVSGGKDCLALVWDVCSVLQVEPSRTPVPRHIWSRHTLPITDLHCGCGGPLARVATSSLDQTVKLWEISSGDLLLSVFFDVAIMAVTLDLAEHHMFCGGSDSSIFQVDLCTWPGLREKSFHPDQDGKVFKGHRNQVTCLSVSADGSVLLSGSHDETVRLWDVQSKQCTRTMTLKGPVTNACIVLAPASMLSSDFRPSLPLPHFNKHLLGAEHGDEQQQGGLTLRLGLHQQGSEPSYLERTDKLQATMCSTMEQSILGGQGQLRIRMTELEGEVRNLRKINRDLFDFSTRMITRPAK, from the exons ATGGCGGCGCCCATGGAGGTGGCCGTGTGTACGGACTCGACCGCCACGCTCTGGAGCTGCGTCGTGTGGGAGCTACACTCGGGCGCTAACCTCCTCACGTACCGCGGAGGCcaggcggggccccggggcctggcgCTGCTCAACGGCGAGTACCTGCTGGCGGCGCAGCTGGGCAAGAACTACATCAGCGCCTGGGAGTTACAGCGCAAG GACCAGCTCCAGCAGAAGATTATGTGCCCGGGGCCTGTCACCAGTCTGACCACATCCCCCAACGGCCAGTATGTCTTGGCGGGCATAGCTGAGAGCATCTACCTGTGGGAG GTTTGCACGGGGAACCTGCTGGTGATCCTGAGCCGCCACTACCAGGACGTGACTTGCCTGAAGTTCACGGGGGACAGCAGCCACTTCGTGTCGGGGGGCAAGGACTGCCTGGCCCTGGTGTGGGACGTGTGCAG CGTGCTGCAGGTGGAACCCTCCCGGACCCCTGTCCCCCGCCACATCTGGTCTCGCCACACCCTGCCCATCACGGACCTGCACTGCGGCTGCGGGGGGCCCCTGGCACGGGTGGCAACGTCCTCGCTGGACCAGACGGTGAAG CTGTGGGAGATTTCCTCGGGGGACCTTCTCCTCTCGGTCTTCTTCGATGTGGCCATCATGGCCGTGACCTTGGACCTGGCTGAGCACCACATGTTCTGCGGCGGCAGCGACAGCTCCATCTTCCAGGTGGATCTGTGCACATGG CCCGGCTTGCGAGAGAAGAGCTTCCACCCGGACCAGGACGGCAAAGTCTTCAAAGGGCACAG GAATCAGGTGACGTGCCTGTCGGTGTCCGCAGACGGCTCAGTGCTCCTGTCGGGCTCACACGATGAGACGGTGCGGCTCTGGGACGTGCAGAGCAAGCAGTGCACCCGCACAATGACCCTGAAAG GGCCCGTGACCAACGCCTGCATCGTGCTGGCCCCCGCCAGCATGCTCAGCTCCGACTTCCGGCCCAGCCTGCCGCTGCCTCACTTCAACAAGCACCTACTGGGCGCCGAGCACGGGGACGAGCAGCAGCAGGGCGGCCTCACGCTGCGTCTGGGCCTGCACCAGCAg GGCTCCGAACCCAGCTACCTGGAGCGCACTGATAAGCTGCAGGCGACCATGTGCAGCACCATGGAGCAG AGCATCCTGGGCGGCCAGGGCCAGCTGCGGATTCGTATGACGGAGCTGGAGGGCGAGGTGCGGAATCTGCGCAAAATCAACCGGGACCTGTTCGACTTCTCCACGCGCATGATCACGCGGCCGGCCAAGTGA